A genome region from Oryzias melastigma strain HK-1 linkage group LG12, ASM292280v2, whole genome shotgun sequence includes the following:
- the ptcd2 gene encoding pentatricopeptide repeat-containing protein 2, mitochondrial — protein sequence MVQSGGNMALVGRLGAKCCRSLLFEPFKGRLRGVLATGGIQSCVVAKRHLLSEDVIKLQDFQQRKLAVAHLVTGEEGNFVELFRQKLKRNELVLRDELKLLLHLCQSLDDMAVARDAIYRYHAENRNLLYGDFKFGPLYMRLCYEFGLEEMAASALIDKNLKGFFIDTTSFNIAIDMLFIKGLYERALEVLKSMRSQGLQFNKDTLTLAAGTCYKLNTVESYRICTALIEEEQTKGHFIPRHAFCFAIALALRQKDIEKAKSLFAQIMNTESKMCQNLKVATLAMSGEIADAVTLLSAAFLPKSPYFIKKTEFSQEVVDLLHLHSEGGPHHSKVRQIVTQLERASQVTPQTLDDMLCHAPMGKRRQAPMGGQRRTSRRTLKPLKSALSTE from the exons ATGGTACAGTCCGGAGGCAATATGGCGCTCGTCGGGAGATTGGGAGCTAAATGTTGTCGGTCGTTGCTGTTTGAACCTTTCAAAGGACGTTTACGAGGAGTTTTAGCCACGGGCGGGATTCAGAGCTGTGTTGTGG CTAAGAGACATCTTCTGTCAGAAGATGTCATCAAACTGCAGGACTTCCAGCAGAGGAAGCTGGCTGTGGCTCATCTTGTCACTGGAGAAGAAG GTAATTTTGTCGAGCTTTTCAGACAGAAATTGAAGAGAAATGAGCTGGTTCTGCGGGACGAGCTGAAGCTCCTCCTTCACCTGTGCCAGTCTTTAGATGACATGGCGGTAGCCAGAGATGCCATTTATAG atatcatGCAGAAAACCGTAACTTGCTGTACGGAGACTTCAAGTTTGGTCCTCTTTACATGAGACTGTGCTACGAGTTTGGCCTGGAAGAAATGGCTGCTTCTGCACTAATAGATAAG AATCTGAAAGGATTTTTCATCGACACAACCTCTTTTAACATTGCAATTGACATGTTATTCATTAAAGGCTTGTATGAAC GAGCCCTTGAGGTCCTAAAAAGCATGAGGAGCCAAGGCCTCCAATTCAACAAAGATACTTTAACTCTTGCAGCTGGTACCTGCTATAAGCTG AACACGGTAGAGTCGTACCGGATCTGCACCGCTTTGATAGAGGAGGAGCAGACCAAAGGCCACTTCATCCCTCGGCACGCATTCTGCTTCGCCATAGCTTTAGCTCTGCGACAG aaggaCATCGAAAAAGCAAAGTCGCTGTTTGCACAAATTATGAACACAGAAAGCAAAATGTGCCAAAATCTTAAG GTGGCAACACTAGCTATGTCAGGGGAAATTGCAGATGCCGTTACCTTATTATCAGCAGCCTTCTTGCCCAAAAGtccatattttattaaaaaaacagagttcTCGCAGGAAGTT GTGGATTTACTTCATCTACATAGCGAAGGTGGACCTCATCACTCAAAAGTGAGACAGATAGTGACTCAACTCGAGCGAGCCTCTCAGGTGACTCCGCAGACCCTCGACGACATGTTGTGCCACGCACCCATGGGGAAGAGGAGACAAGCGCCCATGGGCGGGCAGAGGAGGACCAGCCGAAGGACTCTGAAGCCTCTGAAGTCCGCTCTGTCTACAGAGTGA